A genomic region of Papaver somniferum cultivar HN1 chromosome 7, ASM357369v1, whole genome shotgun sequence contains the following coding sequences:
- the LOC113300537 gene encoding two-component response regulator-like PRR73 — MYDDYSNDDLFSALSYSTTTTTTTTTDFLPYSSIEEDVVANSVPTYQVSPPPPILIPTSNDVSAAIDTLGALKSEVGYSSSSSYGSPSSLPSYSNIYLHNHHYQPSLFQRSMSSHSLLNHQKEDGFFHPIFSSHLEEELSPSCHGHEQVFNLDSDESPMRKVYSTGDLQTINVARSTGRSDSPLSNENCIEGLNKVGRYTAEERKERIERYRSKRNQRNFTKKIKYACRKTLADSRPRIRGRFARNDETGEDTGYNSCLNHHHQWNLQMGTEANYNEEVDDVWINFYEASLLC, encoded by the exons ATGTACGACGATTACAGCAACGACGATTTATTCTCAGCTCTTAGctactccaccaccaccaccaccaccacaacaacagaTTTCCTTCCTTACTCTAGCATCGAAGAAGATGTAGTGGCAAATTCTGTGCCTACTTACCAAGTATCCCCTCCTCCACCAATTCTAATTCCAACAAGCAACGATGTCTCAGCAGCTATTGATACTTTGGGAGCTTTGAAATCGGAAGTTGGTTATAGTAGTAGCAGTAGCTATGGATCACCAAGTTCATTGCCGAGTTATAGTAATATCTATCTTCATAATCACCATTATCAACCAAGTTTGTTTCAAAGAAGTATGAGTAGTCATTCACTTCTTAATCATCAAAAGGAGGATGGATTTTTCCATCCCATTTTCTCGTCTCATCTCGAGGAGGAGTTATCGCCTTCTTGTCATGGTCATGAGCAGGTTTTCAACTTGGATTCTGATGAGAGTCCGATGAGAAAAGTTTACAGCACCGGTGATTTACAG ACCATTAACGTGGCGCGAAGTACTGGACGATCAGACAGCCCATTGTCAAATGAGAACTGCATAGAAGGACTGAACAAAGTGGGGCGATACACCGCAGAAGAACGAAAAGAGAGAATTGAGAGATACAGAAGCAAAAGAAACCAAAGAAATTTCACAAAGAAAATTAAG TATGCATGTAGGAAGACATTAGCTGATAGTCGTCCAAGAATTAGAGGTCGGTTCGCGAGGAATGATGAAACTGGTGAGGATACTGGTTATAATTCATGtcttaatcatcatcatcaatggaACCTACAAATGGGTACTGAAGCAAACTATAACGAAGAAGTTGACGACGTTTGGATCAACTTTTATGAAGCTAGCCTTCTCTGCTAG